DNA from Halomonas sp. GFAJ-1:
GCGGTGGTCGCGGCCCCTAGGCCGCGCAGGTCGATCACGTTGAGTACAGTGAATAGCTCATTATTTTCAGCAAGCGCCTCATCAAGCAGAGCCTGCGGAGTGGCGTCGCTGATGCGCAACCAAGCATTGGCAGTGCCAGACAGCTCGTCTAGCTGCGCAGCCAGCTGGGTGGCGAGTGCTTCTTGCGCATGGTTCGCCACCACCACGTGGCGCGCGGCTGGTAGCGGCGACGCGGTTGGTTTTTGAGCATGCGTGTATTGAGCATGCAGCAGGTAGGCGCCTGTATCACCCTCTTCCAGCGCGATAGGTGGGGATACCCTGAACCCTTGATTATTCAGCCAGTCGCTAAGAGTGCTCTGCTCAAGGGCCGTTTGGTCGATACCGGGGGTTGCCAGTACATCGTCTAGCCAGCGGCTGGGGGAAATACCCACCACCATGACCTGGGCACCGGGGGAAAGCTGAGCGGGCAGGGCATCAATCAGCTGCCGCGTGCGTTCGGGCTGGGTCACATCCACACTGATAAAGGCAAGCTGAGCTTTTTCTGCGCAGGCAAGCAGGGGAAGGGTGTCTTCCAGTGGCTGGATGTCCATCAGCGGGAAGCGCTCTTGCAACTGCTCCGCTTGGTGGCGGGCGGTGTCGCTGGTGGTTATGGCGCGGTAATGGTGTGCGTCTTTAGCAATATGCCGTGCGTTGGCAAGCTGCTCTAAGAGGCGCTGGCCTAAGGCTGGTGCGCAGGGGCCCGCTTCCAGTAGCTGCAGTCGCTGACCAGTAGGTAGCGTAGCTAAGGTAGCTTCCATTAGCGCCCCAAGCTCGGTGGCCAGCACCTGCCAGCCGCTCTCGCCGATCAACACTCGGTTAATACCGGCGAGATGCTCAGTTGTAATGCCCAGGCTTTCAAGCTCAGCGCTACCGTTAGTTAACTGCTCCCGATGGAGGCCTAAGCGGCCCACTAGGTGTATGGGCGCAAAGTAGTCTGGGTAGTCTTGCACCAACAGCTGCCAAATGATGTCGGGGGGCAGCTGTTCATTCTCATCTGTTGCCTGTTCGCTGTTTTGCTGGGCAAACGCTTCGCTCAGGCTATCGAGTAGCGGGGCGACTTCCTGGGCGTAACGCTGTCCAGTTTGGTGGGCATACGCGTCGCTTAGCCCTGCTAAACGGCTGAGCGCCTCGGCGGGCAGTGCCAGCGTGGCAGCATCAAGCGGCGCAGGCGTTAGCTCCACATCCAAATAACTGAAGTGCTGGTGGTGGGCACGGTTAAGACGAATCGCCTTAAAGCGTGTTTCCCTAAGCACGGCCACGGCGTTGCCTGCGGCGTCGAACAGTTCGAAATCGGCGGTAAACGAGTGGGGCGCGCGTTTACCCATCACTGCGCGGGCCACCACGGGTACGCCAGCTTCCGCATTGACCTGGATGCGACCAACGCGCACCGGCACAAACGCGAGCTGAGCGGCAAACTCGCTGTGTTGTGCCAACAGTGGGATGAACATCTGAAAAGCGCTGTCCAGAATGCCTGGGTGGACGTGAAGCGTGTCCAACTGGCCCTGCATCACCTCCGAAAGATGTACTTCCCCAATGACGCTATCGCCTTCAATCCAGCCACGGCTAATCGCCTGGAACGCAGGGCCGTAGTGCAGCCCAATCCGTTCGGCCATTTGCAGGTGCTCGTCCAGCGTGTAGTCAGGTGCACGAGTGGGGAGCGTTGGCGCTTGGCGGCTGAGTAAGAAGCCGCGGCTTTCGCGCATGCGACGGGCCACGGCGTTTAGCTGCCACTCGGTGCCTGTAGCGGGTTCCCGAGAGTGTATCGCCAGGCGGCCGTCGTCTGGGTTCAGGGTAAGGCGCATGGTGCGGCCATTGGGGCCGTCGAGCAGCAGCGGAGCGCGAATTTCTAGCTCTTCAATGTCCAGCAGCGGGGTGTCTTTTTGCTGCAGCGCGGCCGCAAGTGTGAGCTCGACAAAGCCTGCACCGGGGAAAACAGCGCCTTCGCCGACCACGTGGTCAGCAAGCCAGGGCTGGCGTTTGGTGTCCAGCTGGCTTTCCCAGGTGTGCTCTTGCTGAGCTAGCGGGTAGCCCAGCAGCGGGTGCTGGTAGTAGCGCAGTAGTAAGTTTTGACCATCGTTGGTGCCCTGCACCCAGTAGTGGGTACGCTGCCACGCGTAACGGGGAAGCAGTACGCGCTGGCCTTCTACTGGGAAGAAACGACGGCTATCCAGACTTAAGCCACTAAGCAGCAGCTGGCTTAAGCAGCGGTTAAGCCCTTCATGGCCAGGCTTGTGGCGCTCAATAGTGCCCACTACCAAACCATCACGCTCTTGCTGGCGTAAAGATTCGTTGAGATAACGACGCAAAATAGGATGGGCGCCCACTTCCACAAAGACGTTAAAGCCCTGCTCCATCAGCACAGTCGCGGCGTTATCAAACAGCACCGGTTCGCGGATGTTGAGCCACCAGTAGTGGGCGCCGAGGGCGCTACCTTCACTGGTGGTGCCGGTAACGGTGGAGATATAAGGAATTTGGGTCGTCTGGGGAGAAATGTCGGCCAGCGCCTCAACGACGTCCGCTTCGATGCTGTCCATGGCCGGGCTATGGAAGGCGTAATCAAGCGGCAACCGTTTAGCGAAAATGTTCTGGTCGCTGAGGGCGGCTTCAAGCGCGCTTAGCTGATCCCGATCACCCGCTAAGGTGATGCCTTTCGGGCTATTGATGCCTGCCAGACTAATGCGCTGATACTCAGGTTTTTCCAACCAGGGTGCAATCTCATCGGCACTCATGGCTACCGCGCTCATCTCACCTAGGCCACGGGTCTTGCCTTGGTAGTAGCTGCGGTAGTAAATGACTTTTACCGCGTCTTCCAGGCTAAGCGCGCCGGATGCCCAGGCCGCCGCCACTTCACCAACGCTATGGCCGAAAACTGCTGCAGGGGTAATGCCTTGGGCACTTAGCCATTCAGTAAGCGCTACTTGTAAGGCAAATAGCGCAGGTTGGGCGATTTCAGTGCGGGCAAAACGGCTCTCTGCGCCATCAAGCTGGTTCCGACCTGCTAGTTCGTCGCGTAGGGAGAAGTCGCCGTACTGCTGGAATAGGGTATCAACACGATCAATGGCACTGCTAAATACGGCGTCACTTTCCAACAGATCGTGGCCCATGGTTTCCCATTGGCAGCCGTTACCATCGTAAACAAATACGGGTCCGCAAGCGTCAGCTAAGCGCTCAAGGGTGGTGACTGAGTTTTCTTGACCCGCTGTTGCTTCCTCACCTTCTGCAAACTGGCTCAGGGCGTCCGCCGCGTCGGTGGGCGTGTGGGCAAAGTAGAGCGCACCGAAGGTGTGTTGCTCCCGGTGGTGGTAAAGCGTGTGGGCGATATCGTAAAAAGAGTGCTCGCTGTCGCGCAGGTAGGCTGCTAAGGCCTGGGCATTGGCAACCAAGCCTTCTTGGCTGCGGGCGCTAAGCCGGATAGGTAGTGCGTCAGCAGAGGTGTGACTAGGTACCGTGTTTTTTTCCGGCGCACTTTCTAAAATGACGTGGGCATTAGCGCCGCCAAAGCCAAAAGAGTTAACCCCAATGACTAAGCGACCCTGTGGCTTAAGTGGTTGGGCTTTGGTAACAACGCTGATATTCCACTCATCAAATTTGATGCGCGAGTTGAGCTTGCGAATGCCGATAGTGGCGGGCACTTCACGGTGCTGCAGGCTGTAGAGCGCCTTGGCAAGTCCAGCCACCCCAGAGGCTGTTTCCAGGTGTCCAACGTTACTTTTCACCGAGCCAATCAGCAGCGGCGTTTTGCGGTGCTTGCCTAACGCTTCGCCAATCGCGCGGGTCTCTATTGGGTCGCCAACGGCGGTGCCGGTGCCGTGGGCTTCCAGATAATCGATCTCGTCCGGTGAGATGCCCGCCTGCTCGTAGGCGCGGCGCATTAAATCAATTTGGGCGCTGGGGTTGGGCACTGTTAGGCCGGATTTGTGACCGTCGGTATTGACGGCTGAGCCTGCTACCACCGCCAGGATATTGTCGCCATCGGACACGGCAAGGTCGTAGTCTTTCAGCAAAAACAGCCCGGCACCTTCTGAGCGCACGTAGCCGTCGCCTGCGTCATCAAAGACTTGGCAGCGTCCGGTTGGCGAGAGCATGCTGGCTTTGGAGAAGATAATAAAGCCGTAGGGGTGCAGGTGTAGGCTAATGCCGCCTGCCAGTGCCATGGTGGTTTCGCCGCTGCGGATTGACTGGCAAGCTTGGTGAAACGCCACCATTGAAGACGAGCAGGCCGTGTCCAGCGACATGCTCGGGCCGTGTAAATCAAACACATAAGAGAGCCGGTTCGAGGCAATGCTTGAGGTGTTGCCCGTGGCGGTAGAGGCGTCAATGGCCCCCATGTCATCAGCCATGCGGTAGGAGTAATCAAGGCTGGCGA
Protein-coding regions in this window:
- a CDS encoding polyketide synthase; protein product: MTKRVAIIGAAHRFPGTTPETFWQDLQAEKDLVTQVAPDRWSHDAYWHPDKRHPGTSVTFSAGSLGDISGFDAAFFGISPREAANMDPQQRMLLELAWEAMESAGIVPSSLRGSQCGVFLGVASLDYSYRMADDMGAIDASTATGNTSSIASNRLSYVFDLHGPSMSLDTACSSSMVAFHQACQSIRSGETTMALAGGISLHLHPYGFIIFSKASMLSPTGRCQVFDDAGDGYVRSEGAGLFLLKDYDLAVSDGDNILAVVAGSAVNTDGHKSGLTVPNPSAQIDLMRRAYEQAGISPDEIDYLEAHGTGTAVGDPIETRAIGEALGKHRKTPLLIGSVKSNVGHLETASGVAGLAKALYSLQHREVPATIGIRKLNSRIKFDEWNISVVTKAQPLKPQGRLVIGVNSFGFGGANAHVILESAPEKNTVPSHTSADALPIRLSARSQEGLVANAQALAAYLRDSEHSFYDIAHTLYHHREQHTFGALYFAHTPTDAADALSQFAEGEEATAGQENSVTTLERLADACGPVFVYDGNGCQWETMGHDLLESDAVFSSAIDRVDTLFQQYGDFSLRDELAGRNQLDGAESRFARTEIAQPALFALQVALTEWLSAQGITPAAVFGHSVGEVAAAWASGALSLEDAVKVIYYRSYYQGKTRGLGEMSAVAMSADEIAPWLEKPEYQRISLAGINSPKGITLAGDRDQLSALEAALSDQNIFAKRLPLDYAFHSPAMDSIEADVVEALADISPQTTQIPYISTVTGTTSEGSALGAHYWWLNIREPVLFDNAATVLMEQGFNVFVEVGAHPILRRYLNESLRQQERDGLVVGTIERHKPGHEGLNRCLSQLLLSGLSLDSRRFFPVEGQRVLLPRYAWQRTHYWVQGTNDGQNLLLRYYQHPLLGYPLAQQEHTWESQLDTKRQPWLADHVVGEGAVFPGAGFVELTLAAALQQKDTPLLDIEELEIRAPLLLDGPNGRTMRLTLNPDDGRLAIHSREPATGTEWQLNAVARRMRESRGFLLSRQAPTLPTRAPDYTLDEHLQMAERIGLHYGPAFQAISRGWIEGDSVIGEVHLSEVMQGQLDTLHVHPGILDSAFQMFIPLLAQHSEFAAQLAFVPVRVGRIQVNAEAGVPVVARAVMGKRAPHSFTADFELFDAAGNAVAVLRETRFKAIRLNRAHHQHFSYLDVELTPAPLDAATLALPAEALSRLAGLSDAYAHQTGQRYAQEVAPLLDSLSEAFAQQNSEQATDENEQLPPDIIWQLLVQDYPDYFAPIHLVGRLGLHREQLTNGSAELESLGITTEHLAGINRVLIGESGWQVLATELGALMEATLATLPTGQRLQLLEAGPCAPALGQRLLEQLANARHIAKDAHHYRAITTSDTARHQAEQLQERFPLMDIQPLEDTLPLLACAEKAQLAFISVDVTQPERTRQLIDALPAQLSPGAQVMVVGISPSRWLDDVLATPGIDQTALEQSTLSDWLNNQGFRVSPPIALEEGDTGAYLLHAQYTHAQKPTASPLPAARHVVVANHAQEALATQLAAQLDELSGTANAWLRISDATPQALLDEALAENNELFTVLNVIDLRGLGAATTAAQTQRCHSAQQWSLALEASGLEGQGSRVTLWLPTQEASTSDDAALWGFGRSLANEAVGHLVTLIDVPSAPSAATLATFAASVTTPDNENELVITQAGTRLATRLRTLPAPHPLHAQETTPHQAMTLGFALPGQLRQLQWRPRPLPALGADEVEIRVKATGLNFRDVMYTLGLLSDEAIENGFAGPTLGLEFSGDVIAVGENVSHVAPGQAVVGFGPASFSDRLIASQHAVAPLPDGISYAAAATIPTTFFTVYYALKHLARLEPGEKVLIHGAAGGVGIAALQIAQWLGAEIYATVGSEEKRDFLRLMGVEHLYDSRSLTFAEEILQDTQGEGVDIVLNSLAGEAINQNLRALRPFGRFLELGKRDFYENTHIGLRPFRNNLSYFGIDSDQLMKVQPALTQRLFGEMMALFNEGTLSPLPFTAFSHSQVIDAFRYMQQARQIGKVVVTYEQPIAPPKNEVLGTAAMQLPAHASYLITGGLGGFGLKTAQWLVSKGARQLILVSRSGPASEEAQAAISEFEAQGVTVLATACDITDRDALAKVLARAQHELAPLRGIVHAATVIDDGLIRNLDAARIQKVLAPKIEGARHLDALTREAELDFFILYSSATTLFGNPGQANYVAANHWLEAFAARRRAEGMPATCVRWGAIEDVGFLARNTRTRDALQERLGGSALRSDDALKVLEQMLITPGASLGVLELEWGALARFLPTANAPRFTEIARASDDDGSVDSNDDISALLADLSPEELHSTVTDLLRAELASILLIDEEKIDVNRSVYDMGFDSLMGVELMTAIENRLGVQVPVMVLSEASTLNKLAGVLIQKLHQHDDDVEEAPQDALASLAARHGADGLTHESASSPVTETP